One Malania oleifera isolate guangnan ecotype guangnan chromosome 9, ASM2987363v1, whole genome shotgun sequence DNA segment encodes these proteins:
- the LOC131163442 gene encoding uncharacterized protein LOC131163442, with translation MERVELARERDERERALERALSLVACLLSCARPGTSLSIFRVDLCSIFPYRYPPLARLTRSRPRARSRAPRQRAPAPPLAIRWGTSGQLAPRARSRARARARAVAPAACARARARAAARAPRARARVARACAHRAARSLRSARPRSASPRSPSRARARARLCLSRARATRSLARSRACSLLALSRRFSVRSRSRSFAPPQRAGERYQRVKRGDESSIKRVGKIVRERIARELSRTSHSAFSLLLFPSLVFAPSLAFSRSFSLSLSTPSAPSRSPLALARVVRPRSLLPFSFLLSLARLSLLCSRSCARSRSLVRSRSGPRLSCSSPSVSPFVRAFSALSRVGRALARFRLSLPSPSRLSSLRPRALLLSLRALSRRVLPSPSRARCLSLSLSGALALLALRALACVRAFALPGPLSRSFSRSLARSFPSLAPLSPLGWPSRSPARALAAPPPALSGASVIARARRLARSLVCLSLSRAQLGSLSLARVVFASRALSLARARWCAFLAGARAGARASSRSEARAELRHLSLCGGLARERGCNSSIKRDAG, from the exons ATGGAGCGCGTGGAGTTAGCCAGAGAGCGAGATGAGAGAGAGCGCGCGCTCGAGCGCGCTCTCTCTCTCGTTGCTTGCTTGCTTTCGTGCGCTCGCCCCGGtacctctctctctatctttcgCGTCGATCTCTGCTCGATCTTTCCCTATCGGTATCCCCCGCTCGCTCGCTTGACCCGCTCGCGCCCTCGAGCTCGCTCTCGCGCCCCCCGCCAGCGCGCGCCGGCGCCTCCCTTAGCGATC CGCTGGGGCACCTCCGGCCAGCTCGCTCCGCGCGCGCGctcgcgcgcgcgcgcgcgcgcgcgcgcggtCGCGCCCGCCGCGTGCGCGCGCGCTCGCGCGCGCGCCGCTGCGCGCGCgccgcgcgcgcgcgcgcgcgtcgCGCGCGCGTGCGCGCATCGCGCCGCTCGCTCGCTCCGCTCAGCGCGTCCCCGCTCGGCCTCCCCGCGCTCGCCctcgcgcgcgcgcgcgcgcgcgcgcctCTGTCTTTCTCGTGCCCGCGCTACTCGCTCGCTCGCGCGCTCGCGCGCGTGCTCGCTGCTAGCTCTCTCTCGACGTTTCTCTGTTCGTTCCCGCTCTCGTTCTTTCGCGCCTCCGCAGAGAGCTGGAGAGAGATATCAGAGAGTCAAGAGAGG AGATGAGAGCTCTATAAAGCGAGTAGGGAAGATAGTGAGGGAGAGAATCGCGCGCGAGCTCTCTCGAACATCCCATAGCGCTTTTTCTCTTCTGCTGTTCCCCTCTCTTGTCTTCGCTCCCTCTCTCGCGTTCTCTcggtctttctctctctctctctctactcccTCTGCGCCCTCTCGCTCTCCCCTCGCGCTCGCCCGCGTTGTGCGCCCTCGCTCCCTGCTGCCTTTCTCCTTCTTGCTCTCCCTCGCTCGTCTCTCTCTGCTCTGCTCTCGCTCGTGCGCTCGCTCGCGCTCGCTCGTGAGGTCTCGATCGGGCCCTCGCCTCTCGTGCTCCTCGCCCTCTGTCTCTCCTTTTGTGCGCGCCTTTTCTGCTCTCTCGCGCGTCGGTCGCGCTCTCGCGCGCTTTCGGCTCTCCTTGCCTTCCCCCTCGCGTCTATCCTCTCTCCGCCCTCGCGCGCTCTTGCTCTCTCTCCGCGCTCTTTCCCGGCGCGTTCTTCCCTCTCCCTCCCGCGCCCGttgtctctctctctcgctctcggGCGCTCTTGCGTTGCTCGCTCTCCGCGCGCTTGCGTGCGTTCGTGCGTTCGCGCTCCCGGGCCCCCTCTCGCGCTCTTTCTCTCGCTCTTTGGCGCGCTCGTTTCCCTCGCTggctcctctctctcctctcggcTGGCCCTCGCGCTCGCCCGCGCGCGCTCTCGCCGCTCCCCCGCCCGCGCTCTCCGGCGCCTCCGTGATCGCTCGTGCGCGTCGTCTCGCGCGCTCTCTTGTTTGTCTTTCTCTCTCTCGCGCGCAGCTTGGGTCTCTCTCGCTCGCGCGCGTCGTGTTCGCGTCGCGCGCGCTCTCTCTCGCTCGCGCTCGCTGGTGCGCGTTTCTCGCGGGCGCGCGCGCCGGCGCGCGCGCGAGCTCGCGGTCCGAGGCGCGCGCCGAGCTGCGCCATCTATCGCTGTGCGGTGGTCTGGCAAGAGAGAGGGGATGTAATTCCTCTATAAAGCGCGATGCGGGgtag
- the LOC131164728 gene encoding protein WHAT'S THIS FACTOR 9, mitochondrial: protein MSVLRCTPAAISLLAHRFHHRRTFVEARIKWVRDPYLDEVVQREKNLKPMLLLKNLILSAPSRALSISATSAAKVALNLPTTVAKFLQKYNSVFQQFQPHPKAHPHVRLAPRALTLHKEESAIHDSPDRRVEVVERLVKFLMLTRARKLPFSVIDRFKYDLGLPHDYLLTLLSDFPEYFEVCSLQDRLNESEVLGLELVSWREDLAVSVMEKRAMSENWGYKKGLRLSFAMQLPKGFDLEKKVKNWVDEWQNLPYISPYENAFHLSPSSDQAEKWTVAVLHELLHLLVSKKTERENVFYFGDYLGFGSRFKKALVHHPGIFYVSNKIRTQTVVLREGYRKDFLVEKHPLMGMRHRYIYLMNKAKKWRKPHVVFGAGHKKKINSKSNQTHKSRKEQEEQSNGLSDSELEDATNVEEMRL, encoded by the coding sequence ATGTCTGTCCTCCGCTGCACCCCCGCCGCCATATCCCTCCTCGCCCACCGTTTTCACCATCGCCGAACCTTCGTTGAAGCCCGGATCAAATGGGTTCGAGACCCCTACCTCGACGAGGTCGTCCAGAGAGAGAAAAATCTCAAACCCATGCTCTTGCTCAAGAACCTCATTCTCTCTGCACCCTCCAGAGCCCTTTCCATTTCCGCCACCTCCGCCGCCAAAGTCGCCCTCAACCTCCCCACCACCGTCGCTAAATTCTTACAGAAGTACAACTCTGTCTTCCAACAATTCCAACCTCATCCCAAAGCCCACCCTCACGTGCGCCTCGCGCCCCGCGCTCTCACCCTCCATAAGGAAGAAAGTGCAATCCATGATTCTCCGGATCGTCGCGTAGAGGTCGTGGAGAGACTTGTGAAATTTCTAATGCTTACACGAGCAAGAAAGCTTCCGTTCAGTGTAATCGATCGCTTTAAATATGACCTTGGTCTTCCCCATGATTACCTTCTTACACTTCTCTCCGATTTTCCTGAGTATTTTGAGGTTTGTAGTTTGCAGGATCGCTTGAATGAGTCCGAAGTGCTTGGCTTGGAATTGGTTTCTTGGAGAGAGGATCTTGCGGTTTCGGTGATGGAGAAGAGGGCAATGAGTGAGAATTGGGGGTATAAGAAGGGTTTGCGGCTCTCCTTTGCCATGCAATTGCCTAAAGGGTTTGATTTGGAGAAGAAGGTGAAGAATTGGGTTGATGAATGGCAAAACTTGCCTTACATTTCGCCGTATGAGAATGCATTCCATCTATCCCCGAGTAGTGATCAGGCGGAGAAGTGGACCGTGGCGGTTCTTCATGAGTTGCTTCATTTACTTGTGTCAAAGAAGACGGAAAGGGAGAATGTGTTTTATTTTGGAGATTATTTGGGGTTTGGGTCCAGGTTTAAGAAGGCTTTGGTTCATCACCCTGGGATTTTTTATGTTTCGAATAAGATTAGGACGCAGACTGTGGTTCTCAGGGAGGGTTATAGGAAGGACTTTTTGGTTGAGAAGCATCCATTGATGGGTATGAGGCATCGGTATATTTACCTCATGAACAAAGCAAAAAAGTGGCGTAAACCCCATGTAGTTTTTGGTGCTGGGCATAAAAAGAAGATCAATTCCAAGTCAAATCAGACTCATAAAAGCAGAAAAGAGCAGGAAGAGCAGTCCAATGGCTTGTCTGATTCTGAGTTAGAGGATGCTACTAATGTTGAGGAAATGAGGTTGTAG